Proteins encoded together in one Quercus lobata isolate SW786 chromosome 3, ValleyOak3.0 Primary Assembly, whole genome shotgun sequence window:
- the LOC115981742 gene encoding protein transport protein Sec24-like At4g32640 isoform X1 — MASYVPPGAPRPASNANNPPSSHPPPNFRANPNSLADNLHNLNFNSAAPRAPSPLPGTPFSRQATQPRPPSGPPFPPTFSHPNEPSPWIVPPPGARPPPFVSSASRGLASNGQPVFASGALPGGQWFPPLGSAPQPPVRPPPTMAMARAPPQPPTATSRPLMGSSLIRAPPVQPASPFSAAPQARQPPTTAYPYGQPTWPLQPGQGAPPPPITGSPQPPRMFGMPPPLPNQSMTSVSSAVGQIGAPVAGASKIDPNQIPRPIPSSSVILHETRQGNQANPPPPATSDYIVRDTGNCSPRYMRCTINQIPCTDDLLTTSGMQLALMVQPLAIPHPSEETVQVVDFGESGPVRCSRCKGYINPFMKFIDQGRRFICNFCGFTDETPREYHCNLGPDGRRRDADERPELCRGTVEFVASREYMVRDPMPAVYFFLIDVSTNAIQTGATAAACGAINQVIADLPEGPRTMVGIATFDSTIHFYNLKRALQQPLMLVVPDVQDVYTPLQTDLVVQLSECRQHLELLLESIPTMFLENRTAESAFGAATKAAFMAMKSTGGRLLVFQSVLPSIGIGALSARDAEGRTHLFAGEKEAHKLLQPADETLKAMAIEFAEYQVCVDVFITTQTYVDIASIAVIPRTTGGQVYYYYPFSAVSDPAKLYNDLRWNVTRPQGFEAVMRVRCSQGIEVLEYNGNFCKRMPTDVDLPGIDCDKTVMVTLKHDDNLKDGSECAFQCALLYTTVNGQRRIRVTTLSLPCTSILSNLFRSAELDTQFACFLKQAASEIPSRPLLLVKDRMTNLCINILLSYRKFCATVTSSGQLILPEALKLLPLYTLALIKSKGLRTDGRIDERSFWINYLSSISTPLAIPFVHPRMVAIHDLNSKEGDQSLVPPVISLSTEHVNDGGIYLLENGEDCLIYIGNSVDSDILQQLFCISSVDEIPAQFVLQQYDNPLSKKLNDLVNEIRRQRCSYLRLKLCKKGDPSGMLFFSYMIEDKSSSGLSYVEFLVHVHRQIQLKMSS; from the exons ATGGCATCTTATGTGCCTCCTGGGGCACCTAGACCTGCCAGCAATGCCAATAATCCTCCATCATCACACCCACCCCCTAATTTTCGGGCTAATCCCAATTCATTAGCTGATAATTTGCacaatttgaatttcaattctGCTGCCCCTAGAGCTCCCTCCCCTTTGCCCGGGACGCCATTTTCTAGACAGGCCACCCAGCCACGACCTCCATCAGGACCCCCATTTCCACCTACTTTTAGTCACCCCAACGAACCGAGCCCTTGGATTGTTCCACCACCGGGTGCTCGCCCACCTCCTTTTGTTTCGAGTGCATCACGTGGTTTGGCGAGTAACGGGCAGCCGGTGTTTGCCTCAGGGGCATTGCCTGGTGGACAGTGGTTTCCTCCACTTGGCAGTGCACCACAACCCCCTGTCAGGCCTCCACCAACAATGGCAATGGCTCGAGCTCCTCCTCAGCCTCCAACCGCAACTTCTCGTCCCCTTATGGGAAGTTCATTGATCAGAGCTCCTCCAGTGCAACCAGCATCACCATTTTCAGCAGCACCACAAGCCAGACAGCCACCTACTACTGCTTATCCTTATGGCCAGCCCACATGGCCCTTGCAACCTGGGCAG GGGGCTCCACCTCCACCAATTACTGGTTCTCCACAACCACCTAGAATGTTTGGAATGCCCCCACCACTACCAAATCAGTCTATGACTTCTGTATCATCTGCTGTGGGTCAAATTGGAGCACCTGTGGCAGGGGCTTCAAAGATTGATCCCAACCAAATTCCTCGGCCCATTCCAAGTTCCTCAGTGATCTTGCATGAAACTCGTCAAGGCAATCAGGCCAATCCTCCTCCG CCTGCTACAAGTGATTACATTGTTAGAGACACTGGGAATTGCAGTCCACGTTACATGAGGTGTACCATCAATCAG ATTCCATGCACTGATGATCTTTTGACAACATCAGGGATGCAGTTGGCTCTGATGGTCCAACCATTGGCCATTCCTCATCCATCTGAGGAGACTGTCCAA GTTGTGGATTTTGGGGAAAGTGGTCCTGTTCGATGTTCTCGTTGCAAAGGCTATATAAATCCTTTCATGAAGTTCATTGATCAGGGAAGGCGGTTCATCTGCAATTTTTGTG GATTTACTGATGAAACTCCCCGTGAGTACCACTGCAATCTAGGTCCAGATGGTAGGCGTAGAGATGCTGATGAAAGGCCTGAACTGTGTAGAGGAACAGTTGAGTTTGTTGCTTCAAGGGAATACATG GTGCGTGATCCAATGCCAGCTGTGTATTTTTTCCTCATTGATGTATCCACGAATGCCATTCAAACTGGTGCAACTGCTGCTGCTTGTGGTGCAATCAATCAAGTTATTGCTGACCTTCCT GAAGGTCCTCGAACAATGGTGGGAATTGCAACATTTGACTCAACAATCCATTTTTACAATTTGAAGCGTGCATTACAGCAG CCACTGATGCTCGTTGTTCCTGATGTACAAGATGTTTATACTCCTTTGCAAACTGACCTTGTTGTTCAGCTTTCCGAG TGCCGTCAACATTTAGAGCTACTTCTGGAGAGCATTCCAACCATGTTTCTGGAAAATAGAACTGCTGAATCAGCCTTTGGTGCTGCCACCAAG GCTGCTTTCATGGCAATGAAGAGTACTGGAGGAAGGCTTTTGGTATTTCAGTCAG TCTTGCCATCAATTGGCATTGGTGCCCTTTCTGCAAGAGACGCTGAAGGAAGAACTCACCTCTTTGCAGGGGAGAAG GAGGCCCATAAATTACTTCAACCTGCTGACGAAACATTAAAGGCAATGGCAATTGAATTTGCTGAGTATCAG GTCTGTGTTGATGTATTTATCACTACCCAGACTTATGTAGACATTGCTTCTATTGCTGTCATCCCAAGAACCACTGGAGGGCAG gtATATTATTATTACCCCTTCTCAGCTGTTTCTGATCCTGCAAAACTTTACAATGATCTTAGATGGAACGTGACAAGGCCTCAAGGTTTTGAGGCAGTGATGCGCGTGAGATGCAGCCAG GGTATTGAAGTTCTAGAATACAATGGAAACTTCTGCAAACGCATGCCAACTGATGTTGACCTTCCTGGG ATTGACTGCGACAAAACCGTTATGGTTACCTTAAAACATGATGATAATTTGAAGGATGGCTCAGAATGTGCTTTTCAG TGTGCCCTTCTTTACACCACCGTCAATGGACAAAGACGAATTCGAGTTACTACATTATCTCTGCCATGCACAAGTATACTAAGTAATCTTTTCCGCTCGGCTGAGTTGGATACTCAATTTGCATGTTTCTTGAAGCAAG CGGCAAGTGAAATCCCTTCCAGGCCACTTTTGCTTGTCAAGGATCGAATGACAAACCTTTGCATCAACATTCTGCTTTCTTATCGTAAATTTTGTGCTACAGTGACATCTTCTGGACAACTTATTCTTCCTGAGGCACTTAAGCTTCTGCCTCTGTACACCCTTG CATTAATTAAGAGTAAGGGATTACGAACTGATGGGAGAATAGATGAACGATCATTCTGGATCAACTATTTGTCATCCATTTCTACTCCACTGGCAATTCCATTTGTGCACCCCAGGATGGTGGCTATCCATGACCTTAATTCAAAG GAGGGTGATCAATCTCTTGTTCCTCCTGTGATTTCGCTTTCTACTGAACACGTGAATGATGGGGGAATTTATCTTCTTGAGAATGGTGAGGattgtttaatatatattggGAACTCAGTGGATTCAGATATCTTGCAACAGCTATTTTGCATTTCCTCAGTTGATGAAATTCCAGCTCAG TTTGTGCTGCAGCAATATGACAATCCATTATCAAAGAAGCTAAATGATTTGGTAAACGAGATACGGCGCCAAAGATGTTCCTACCTCCG CTTGAAATTGTGCAAGAAAGGAGATCCATCAG GTATGCTGTTCTTTTCATATATGATAGAAGACAAGAGCTCAAGTGGCCTCTCCTATGTTGAGTTTCTAGTACACGTCCACCGGCAAATTCAACTTAAAATGTCATCATGA
- the LOC115981742 gene encoding protein transport protein Sec24-like At4g32640 isoform X2 — protein MASYVPPGAPRPASNANNPPSSHPPPNFRANPNSLADNLHNLNFNSAAPRAPSPLPGTPFSRQATQPRPPSGPPFPPTFSHPNEPSPWIVPPPGARPPPFVSSASRGLASNGQPVFASGALPGGQWFPPLGSAPQPPVRPPPTMAMARAPPQPPTATSRPLMGSSLIRAPPVQPASPFSAAPQARQPPTTAYPYGQPTWPLQPGQGAPPPPITGSPQPPRMFGMPPPLPNQSMTSVSSAVGQIGAPVAGASKIDPNQIPRPIPSSSVILHETRQGNQANPPPPATSDYIVRDTGNCSPRYMRCTINQIPCTDDLLTTSGMQLALMVQPLAIPHPSEETVQVVDFGESGPVRCSRCKGYINPFMKFIDQGRRFICNFCGFTDETPREYHCNLGPDGRRRDADERPELCRGTVEFVASREYMVRDPMPAVYFFLIDVSTNAIQTGATAAACGAINQVIADLPEGPRTMVGIATFDSTIHFYNLKRALQQPLMLVVPDVQDVYTPLQTDLVVQLSECRQHLELLLESIPTMFLENRTAESAFGAATKSCHQLALVPFLQETLKEELTSLQGRSIVLDFQEAHKLLQPADETLKAMAIEFAEYQVCVDVFITTQTYVDIASIAVIPRTTGGQVYYYYPFSAVSDPAKLYNDLRWNVTRPQGFEAVMRVRCSQGIEVLEYNGNFCKRMPTDVDLPGIDCDKTVMVTLKHDDNLKDGSECAFQCALLYTTVNGQRRIRVTTLSLPCTSILSNLFRSAELDTQFACFLKQAASEIPSRPLLLVKDRMTNLCINILLSYRKFCATVTSSGQLILPEALKLLPLYTLALIKSKGLRTDGRIDERSFWINYLSSISTPLAIPFVHPRMVAIHDLNSKEGDQSLVPPVISLSTEHVNDGGIYLLENGEDCLIYIGNSVDSDILQQLFCISSVDEIPAQFVLQQYDNPLSKKLNDLVNEIRRQRCSYLRLKLCKKGDPSGMLFFSYMIEDKSSSGLSYVEFLVHVHRQIQLKMSS, from the exons ATGGCATCTTATGTGCCTCCTGGGGCACCTAGACCTGCCAGCAATGCCAATAATCCTCCATCATCACACCCACCCCCTAATTTTCGGGCTAATCCCAATTCATTAGCTGATAATTTGCacaatttgaatttcaattctGCTGCCCCTAGAGCTCCCTCCCCTTTGCCCGGGACGCCATTTTCTAGACAGGCCACCCAGCCACGACCTCCATCAGGACCCCCATTTCCACCTACTTTTAGTCACCCCAACGAACCGAGCCCTTGGATTGTTCCACCACCGGGTGCTCGCCCACCTCCTTTTGTTTCGAGTGCATCACGTGGTTTGGCGAGTAACGGGCAGCCGGTGTTTGCCTCAGGGGCATTGCCTGGTGGACAGTGGTTTCCTCCACTTGGCAGTGCACCACAACCCCCTGTCAGGCCTCCACCAACAATGGCAATGGCTCGAGCTCCTCCTCAGCCTCCAACCGCAACTTCTCGTCCCCTTATGGGAAGTTCATTGATCAGAGCTCCTCCAGTGCAACCAGCATCACCATTTTCAGCAGCACCACAAGCCAGACAGCCACCTACTACTGCTTATCCTTATGGCCAGCCCACATGGCCCTTGCAACCTGGGCAG GGGGCTCCACCTCCACCAATTACTGGTTCTCCACAACCACCTAGAATGTTTGGAATGCCCCCACCACTACCAAATCAGTCTATGACTTCTGTATCATCTGCTGTGGGTCAAATTGGAGCACCTGTGGCAGGGGCTTCAAAGATTGATCCCAACCAAATTCCTCGGCCCATTCCAAGTTCCTCAGTGATCTTGCATGAAACTCGTCAAGGCAATCAGGCCAATCCTCCTCCG CCTGCTACAAGTGATTACATTGTTAGAGACACTGGGAATTGCAGTCCACGTTACATGAGGTGTACCATCAATCAG ATTCCATGCACTGATGATCTTTTGACAACATCAGGGATGCAGTTGGCTCTGATGGTCCAACCATTGGCCATTCCTCATCCATCTGAGGAGACTGTCCAA GTTGTGGATTTTGGGGAAAGTGGTCCTGTTCGATGTTCTCGTTGCAAAGGCTATATAAATCCTTTCATGAAGTTCATTGATCAGGGAAGGCGGTTCATCTGCAATTTTTGTG GATTTACTGATGAAACTCCCCGTGAGTACCACTGCAATCTAGGTCCAGATGGTAGGCGTAGAGATGCTGATGAAAGGCCTGAACTGTGTAGAGGAACAGTTGAGTTTGTTGCTTCAAGGGAATACATG GTGCGTGATCCAATGCCAGCTGTGTATTTTTTCCTCATTGATGTATCCACGAATGCCATTCAAACTGGTGCAACTGCTGCTGCTTGTGGTGCAATCAATCAAGTTATTGCTGACCTTCCT GAAGGTCCTCGAACAATGGTGGGAATTGCAACATTTGACTCAACAATCCATTTTTACAATTTGAAGCGTGCATTACAGCAG CCACTGATGCTCGTTGTTCCTGATGTACAAGATGTTTATACTCCTTTGCAAACTGACCTTGTTGTTCAGCTTTCCGAG TGCCGTCAACATTTAGAGCTACTTCTGGAGAGCATTCCAACCATGTTTCTGGAAAATAGAACTGCTGAATCAGCCTTTGGTGCTGCCACCAAG TCTTGCCATCAATTGGCATTGGTGCCCTTTCTGCAAGAGACGCTGAAGGAAGAACTCACCTCTTTGCAGGGGAGAAG CATTGTCCTTGATTTTCAGGAGGCCCATAAATTACTTCAACCTGCTGACGAAACATTAAAGGCAATGGCAATTGAATTTGCTGAGTATCAG GTCTGTGTTGATGTATTTATCACTACCCAGACTTATGTAGACATTGCTTCTATTGCTGTCATCCCAAGAACCACTGGAGGGCAG gtATATTATTATTACCCCTTCTCAGCTGTTTCTGATCCTGCAAAACTTTACAATGATCTTAGATGGAACGTGACAAGGCCTCAAGGTTTTGAGGCAGTGATGCGCGTGAGATGCAGCCAG GGTATTGAAGTTCTAGAATACAATGGAAACTTCTGCAAACGCATGCCAACTGATGTTGACCTTCCTGGG ATTGACTGCGACAAAACCGTTATGGTTACCTTAAAACATGATGATAATTTGAAGGATGGCTCAGAATGTGCTTTTCAG TGTGCCCTTCTTTACACCACCGTCAATGGACAAAGACGAATTCGAGTTACTACATTATCTCTGCCATGCACAAGTATACTAAGTAATCTTTTCCGCTCGGCTGAGTTGGATACTCAATTTGCATGTTTCTTGAAGCAAG CGGCAAGTGAAATCCCTTCCAGGCCACTTTTGCTTGTCAAGGATCGAATGACAAACCTTTGCATCAACATTCTGCTTTCTTATCGTAAATTTTGTGCTACAGTGACATCTTCTGGACAACTTATTCTTCCTGAGGCACTTAAGCTTCTGCCTCTGTACACCCTTG CATTAATTAAGAGTAAGGGATTACGAACTGATGGGAGAATAGATGAACGATCATTCTGGATCAACTATTTGTCATCCATTTCTACTCCACTGGCAATTCCATTTGTGCACCCCAGGATGGTGGCTATCCATGACCTTAATTCAAAG GAGGGTGATCAATCTCTTGTTCCTCCTGTGATTTCGCTTTCTACTGAACACGTGAATGATGGGGGAATTTATCTTCTTGAGAATGGTGAGGattgtttaatatatattggGAACTCAGTGGATTCAGATATCTTGCAACAGCTATTTTGCATTTCCTCAGTTGATGAAATTCCAGCTCAG TTTGTGCTGCAGCAATATGACAATCCATTATCAAAGAAGCTAAATGATTTGGTAAACGAGATACGGCGCCAAAGATGTTCCTACCTCCG CTTGAAATTGTGCAAGAAAGGAGATCCATCAG GTATGCTGTTCTTTTCATATATGATAGAAGACAAGAGCTCAAGTGGCCTCTCCTATGTTGAGTTTCTAGTACACGTCCACCGGCAAATTCAACTTAAAATGTCATCATGA